One genomic segment of Acaryochloris marina S15 includes these proteins:
- a CDS encoding transposase gives MNIAQREQQIIRIQSQSSYASINEALEATLRLEASQVTQKIIEAALDEEVQAYLSQLQGTRPRRSGYYQRVLDTQYGRIPQLSVPKLRKGNADREWQILERYQRALGSLLDFCLGLYVMGLSLRDLQEALYEILGAVLSVNAINRITLKAQKQMFQRRQTRLEETPPILIVDGVWASVQCSSEDFWEDQAGHIRKLRHAEDRVILVAMAVWPDGTQTVLHYEMATQESEAAWSLFFAHLWQRGLQPYSVKLIVSDGTTGLPKVIRALFPLAQHQRCITHKVRAMLRHLGYGQLSYLDAQGQELSLPEAKKQRYAQIQHDAYAIYKAPTWEGAVISFLVFEKKWTDIEPDAVRTFINDCALTLNFYDFDASLHSLIRTSNALERLFREFRTKADEIGAFPNEESCLAILFLVFRRDHAKHDRLKNRGE, from the coding sequence ATGAACATTGCCCAGCGCGAACAACAGATTATCCGCATCCAATCCCAAAGCTCCTATGCCTCTATTAACGAAGCCCTGGAAGCAACCCTACGCCTGGAAGCAAGCCAAGTCACCCAGAAAATAATAGAGGCAGCACTAGACGAAGAAGTGCAAGCCTATCTATCCCAACTTCAAGGGACTCGACCTCGGCGCTCAGGTTATTATCAACGGGTTCTAGATACGCAGTATGGCAGGATCCCTCAACTGTCTGTCCCTAAACTACGTAAAGGGAACGCAGACCGAGAGTGGCAGATTTTAGAACGTTACCAACGTGCCCTTGGCAGTCTCCTCGATTTTTGCCTCGGCCTGTATGTCATGGGTTTATCGCTTCGGGACTTGCAAGAAGCTCTCTATGAGATTCTAGGAGCAGTCTTATCCGTTAATGCCATTAACCGAATTACGCTAAAAGCTCAGAAGCAAATGTTCCAAAGGCGTCAGACTCGTCTTGAGGAAACCCCTCCTATTCTGATTGTCGATGGTGTTTGGGCTAGTGTTCAGTGTTCCTCAGAAGACTTTTGGGAAGACCAAGCTGGGCATATCCGGAAACTACGCCATGCAGAAGACCGAGTCATTCTAGTCGCTATGGCAGTGTGGCCCGATGGCACCCAAACGGTGCTTCATTATGAAATGGCGACGCAAGAATCGGAGGCAGCTTGGTCACTATTCTTTGCGCATCTGTGGCAACGGGGATTGCAACCCTATTCGGTGAAGTTGATTGTGAGTGATGGTACGACTGGGTTGCCTAAGGTGATTCGTGCTCTGTTTCCCCTCGCACAACATCAACGCTGCATTACCCACAAGGTTCGAGCCATGCTGCGGCATTTAGGCTATGGGCAATTGTCGTACCTGGATGCGCAAGGACAAGAGCTTTCACTTCCTGAAGCTAAGAAACAGCGGTATGCACAAATTCAACATGATGCCTACGCCATCTATAAAGCGCCCACCTGGGAAGGGGCAGTTATTTCATTTCTGGTGTTTGAGAAAAAGTGGACAGACATCGAACCTGACGCCGTCAGAACCTTTATCAACGATTGTGCCCTGACTTTGAACTTCTATGATTTTGATGCATCTCTTCACTCACTCATTCGAACCTCAAATGCACTCGAGCGGTTGTTCCGGGAATTCCGAACCAAGGCCGATGAAATTGGTGCGTTCCCTAATGAAGAGAGCTGTTTAGCAATTCTCTTCCTCGTTTTTCGTAGGGATCATGCCAAGCATGATCGGCTCAAAAACCGTGGCGAATAA
- a CDS encoding site-specific integrase — MSRFSQTSDIPTVRLIEFGTEKLEESKPASETPLPKPAVVNLRQVRIEQFLTLKNLAANTRRNYERHLRQFSLWVNKDWHQITMNDLKRYKTYLESGQQLKQGSVGAILTALKSFFSWLKKAGYIEDNPGAAISIPVTPETEGKNLELFQVEALFEALEKRKTQRRDRAILCLMVFAGMRAEEISSLNAGDYNGVEITIRQAKHGSVGRVPVDEQTDEALRANLRVRMVDGEGGMTADDPMFVSTSHRNKVSVPIYSPRFLSRSCLA; from the coding sequence ATGTCGCGTTTCTCTCAAACTTCCGACATCCCAACCGTCCGTCTGATTGAGTTCGGCACAGAAAAACTAGAGGAGAGCAAACCTGCATCTGAAACGCCCTTGCCTAAGCCAGCGGTGGTGAACTTGCGTCAAGTCAGAATCGAACAGTTCCTCACCCTGAAGAACCTGGCGGCTAACACCCGACGCAACTATGAACGTCATCTACGACAGTTCAGTTTGTGGGTGAACAAGGACTGGCATCAGATTACTATGAACGATCTGAAACGCTACAAGACTTATCTAGAGTCAGGTCAGCAGTTAAAGCAGGGGTCGGTAGGGGCAATATTGACGGCTCTTAAAAGCTTCTTTTCTTGGCTTAAGAAGGCTGGGTATATCGAGGACAATCCCGGTGCGGCCATTAGTATTCCAGTAACGCCAGAGACGGAGGGGAAGAATCTAGAGCTGTTTCAGGTGGAAGCACTGTTTGAGGCACTGGAGAAGCGGAAGACACAGAGACGAGATCGGGCGATCCTCTGTTTGATGGTGTTTGCCGGGATGCGGGCAGAGGAAATCTCTAGTCTCAATGCTGGGGATTATAACGGGGTGGAAATCACTATCCGTCAGGCCAAGCATGGATCCGTGGGTCGGGTGCCTGTCGATGAGCAAACCGATGAAGCACTGCGGGCTAATCTTCGAGTTCGGATGGTGGACGGTGAGGGAGGGATGACAGCGGATGATCCGATGTTTGTCTCTACGAGTCATCGAAATAAGGTTAGTGTCCCGATTTATTCGCCACGGTTTTTGAGCCGATCATGCTTGGCATGA
- a CDS encoding efflux RND transporter permease subunit: protein MKEFLTRWSIKHPVLVTAFYIGILILSLLVLLGLPVRMMPYVESPLVAVITQAPGSSPEEVEAYITKPLEQRMTVLEDVRFVRSTSQQNLSIVTIQFGWGGNINRAVQSVQSLMNAAEGDTELQGLNARSYWVLPIDPLNRPVLTLALMGDQWDPVQLREFADNTLVDRLTQVENVQAVSILGGYRRQLQVIVDRQKLGAYGLSIVEVRDALDRNNLSQGSGILTQGDTEILVRTDERVQNAAALLAYPLLERDGQVVYLRDVATVEDTFEERRSSYRYNSQAALAVNIIQKPDSSSPAVIKRVRAELEKIKQEYPGLEFQEAYDNSFLVDIILQSTFKELLISVLLAGGVILLFLEDFRATALIMISIPMSLALSTLPFGPMQMSLNSSTLIGMMMAIGKLVDDSIIVIDAIEQKIRQGFRPLAAAIRGTGEVFLASVAASCVMVAALLPSMLSGGLTGLMFVGLVWPMIFAFVASVVVSVTLVPLLAAFFYRTWSPTRHKTWLQKLLTPISYSFRQLERGYSWLLQLTLRNREVTLAVIASTVVLAISLYPLVPQEMMPLGDSGQFMASLEMEAGSSFAKTDSSTAQLEALLLQQPEVEKVSSQVGFELTRNSTYFTGYSMGNANTASLTVTLKLNRKRDIWQVMDEVHAEAMATISGIRRLALKEMGVDVMATSAAPVQLAIYGNDLNILHKLANNVLRIAEETPGLMMAHTSAAMTQPELMLNIDRRRAQELGLNVEAIATQARFALNGGMTQRSYNRPNLRQNSILVRYDEVDRGTVQDLESTYLTTSYGKQVPMNTLVQLDYRQGPTLIEHVNGKRVVYVNGYYRRQGPASMDLSMAIAMRAGAELEIPPGYGIDSMGDMTDMMTEFTRLLDGLAISLVLIYIILVIQFNSFIHPLVMMLSVPLQLVGVFGGLILANQTLSTVSILGIIILSGLSLSAAILLLELIITKRKEGISREEAISQAGPVRLKAIVMTTLTTLIVVVRLAFFPEIGSDAYSSIATVILGGLVISTLLTLIVVPIVYTFVDDAIEFIKGLTQRRSQGKQRKSLQVNKP from the coding sequence AAGCCTATATTACCAAACCTCTGGAACAGCGAATGACGGTACTGGAAGATGTCCGGTTCGTGCGTTCAACCTCCCAGCAAAATCTATCCATAGTAACGATCCAGTTTGGCTGGGGCGGCAACATTAACCGGGCAGTGCAGTCCGTCCAAAGCCTTATGAACGCAGCGGAAGGAGATACTGAACTGCAAGGACTTAACGCCCGTTCCTACTGGGTGTTGCCCATTGACCCCTTAAACCGCCCTGTGTTGACCTTGGCCCTGATGGGGGATCAATGGGACCCGGTGCAGTTACGGGAGTTTGCCGATAATACCCTAGTGGATCGACTCACCCAAGTGGAAAATGTCCAGGCAGTTTCGATCCTTGGTGGTTACCGCCGACAGCTTCAAGTGATTGTCGATCGCCAAAAGTTGGGAGCCTATGGGCTATCTATTGTAGAGGTGCGTGATGCTCTGGATCGGAATAATTTGAGTCAAGGCTCTGGCATCCTAACTCAGGGGGACACAGAAATCCTCGTGCGCACTGATGAGCGGGTGCAAAATGCAGCAGCATTGCTGGCCTATCCACTTCTAGAGCGCGATGGCCAAGTGGTCTATCTTCGGGATGTGGCGACGGTTGAGGATACCTTTGAAGAACGGCGCAGCAGTTACCGCTACAACAGCCAAGCGGCCCTCGCTGTGAACATTATTCAAAAGCCGGACTCTAGTTCACCTGCAGTGATTAAACGGGTGCGTGCAGAACTAGAGAAGATTAAACAGGAATATCCAGGATTGGAATTTCAAGAAGCTTATGACAACTCCTTCCTGGTCGATATCATTTTGCAGAGCACGTTTAAGGAATTGCTCATCAGTGTTCTTCTCGCTGGGGGAGTTATTTTACTCTTCCTAGAAGATTTTCGTGCCACAGCATTGATCATGATTTCTATTCCCATGTCGCTGGCGCTTTCAACATTACCCTTTGGCCCCATGCAGATGTCTCTCAACTCTTCGACATTGATTGGCATGATGATGGCGATCGGGAAGTTGGTGGATGACTCCATTATTGTGATTGACGCCATCGAGCAAAAAATCCGCCAGGGATTCCGTCCGCTAGCAGCGGCTATTCGGGGAACTGGTGAAGTCTTTTTAGCCAGTGTTGCAGCCAGCTGTGTGATGGTAGCTGCCTTGCTGCCGAGCATGCTGTCTGGTGGTCTGACAGGACTCATGTTTGTGGGCCTTGTGTGGCCGATGATTTTTGCATTTGTGGCGTCGGTAGTGGTGTCGGTCACGCTGGTACCACTCCTGGCGGCATTCTTTTATCGCACCTGGTCTCCAACCCGTCACAAAACTTGGTTACAAAAACTGCTGACCCCCATTAGCTATAGTTTCCGACAATTAGAACGCGGTTATAGCTGGCTCTTACAGCTAACGCTTCGCAACCGGGAAGTGACTTTGGCCGTCATCGCTTCTACGGTGGTGCTGGCAATCTCGCTCTATCCGCTCGTACCCCAGGAAATGATGCCCCTAGGCGATTCCGGGCAGTTTATGGCTTCACTAGAAATGGAGGCAGGTAGTTCCTTTGCTAAAACCGATTCCAGTACTGCCCAGCTAGAAGCGCTGTTACTCCAACAGCCTGAGGTGGAAAAAGTCTCCTCCCAAGTGGGCTTTGAACTTACCCGAAATAGCACCTACTTCACGGGCTACAGTATGGGCAATGCCAATACTGCCTCGCTCACCGTGACGTTGAAGCTGAATCGTAAGCGTGACATCTGGCAAGTGATGGATGAGGTTCATGCCGAGGCAATGGCAACGATTTCCGGTATCCGACGGCTGGCGCTCAAAGAAATGGGTGTGGATGTAATGGCTACCTCCGCTGCACCCGTTCAGCTAGCGATCTATGGCAATGATCTCAATATCCTCCACAAACTGGCGAACAACGTGTTGCGGATTGCTGAAGAAACACCGGGACTAATGATGGCTCACACCAGCGCAGCCATGACTCAGCCAGAGCTAATGCTAAATATTGATCGCCGCCGTGCCCAGGAGTTGGGTTTGAATGTAGAAGCCATTGCCACCCAAGCCCGATTTGCCCTCAATGGCGGTATGACCCAGCGTTCTTACAACCGACCAAATCTAAGACAAAATTCAATTTTAGTACGCTATGACGAAGTGGATCGGGGAACAGTCCAAGATTTAGAAAGCACCTACCTGACAACATCCTATGGCAAACAGGTTCCCATGAATACACTGGTGCAGCTCGACTATCGTCAAGGACCAACGTTGATTGAACATGTCAACGGCAAGCGGGTGGTTTATGTCAATGGTTACTACCGCCGTCAGGGTCCTGCTTCAATGGATCTGAGTATGGCGATCGCCATGCGTGCTGGAGCTGAGTTAGAGATTCCACCTGGCTATGGGATTGACTCCATGGGTGATATGACCGATATGATGACTGAGTTCACACGCCTGCTCGATGGTCTAGCCATTTCGCTAGTGCTGATTTATATCATTCTGGTCATCCAGTTCAATTCCTTTATTCACCCCTTGGTGATGATGCTATCGGTACCGTTGCAACTCGTGGGTGTCTTTGGTGGGTTGATTCTCGCCAATCAAACGCTGTCCACGGTCTCAATTCTGGGGATTATCATTCTCTCGGGACTGTCTTTGTCAGCAGCAATTTTGCTATTGGAGCTGATTATAACCAAGCGAAAAGAAGGTATTTCCAGAGAGGAGGCGATCTCACAGGCTGGACCAGTACGGCTAAAAGCAATTGTGATGACTACACTGACCACACTAATTGTTGTAGTTCGGCTGGCCTTCTTCCCTGAAATTGGCTCGGATGCCTATTCATCTATTGCAACTGTGATTTTAGGAGGGCTGGTGATTTCGACTCTGCTAACGCTGATTGTGGTGCCGATTGTCTATACGTTTGTGGATGATGCTATAGAGTTCATCAAGGGCTTAACGCAAAGAAGATCTCAGGGAAAGCAACGAAAATCGCTACAAGTGAATAAGCCTTAG
- a CDS encoding site-specific integrase, whose protein sequence is MANKSGHYGNKGQRLGYEGIYKMVKALAQDAGWPDIHPHKGRHTYASQLIENGMDAYLAMTLMRQRSVKAFEVYSQKVRYRTAKGVFLESKGEVERQPMPLEELVAFSEVPVAEKAIELKAIVDERANWPKIRVVDMPLNAVQVGLTLEVSGKKKSAVRKAIEEKVLSSYQMVKPKKRGNEYELTVLVEEDNALSAITDQMKWDMELLAELDDCAVKVVWLGMA, encoded by the coding sequence ATGGCGAATAAATCGGGACACTACGGAAATAAGGGTCAACGGTTGGGGTATGAGGGGATCTATAAGATGGTCAAAGCCTTGGCCCAAGATGCAGGCTGGCCTGATATTCATCCCCATAAAGGACGACATACCTATGCGAGTCAATTAATTGAGAATGGCATGGATGCATATTTGGCGATGACGTTGATGCGGCAGCGATCTGTAAAGGCATTCGAGGTCTATTCCCAGAAGGTCCGGTATCGGACGGCTAAAGGAGTGTTCTTAGAAAGTAAAGGGGAAGTGGAACGACAGCCGATGCCGCTGGAGGAGCTGGTGGCTTTTAGTGAGGTGCCAGTGGCTGAAAAGGCAATTGAGCTGAAGGCTATCGTTGATGAGCGTGCGAACTGGCCCAAGATTAGGGTTGTGGATATGCCCTTGAATGCAGTCCAGGTAGGGCTGACTCTTGAGGTTTCAGGGAAGAAGAAGAGTGCGGTCAGGAAAGCGATCGAGGAAAAGGTCTTGAGTTCGTATCAGATGGTCAAACCTAAGAAGAGGGGGAATGAGTATGAGCTGACGGTTTTGGTTGAGGAAGATAATGCGTTGTCTGCTATCACCGATCAGATGAAATGGGATATGGAGCTACTGGCAGAGCTAGATGATTGTGCGGTGAAGGTGGTGTGGTTGGGGATGGCTTGA
- a CDS encoding ankyrin repeat domain-containing protein, with the protein MDFSQEFRRAISQNSPLERFISLIERTTSCDYILQEEVPESPVYLALMSDRLDVVKLLVQNGASIEPLEIYKKSENTYPEFDDFGFEDDEDRFTSDPLITAAARGKQEVFNFLAPLASISHRRKATLHLAEGIQHHSISSSDDEATFQRTVNARPSSGNQDDIGQWLTDLAKVTIFEQDPIDTISSLSVQFLERCQSQISQGLDINTLLDNGCTFLWTAAHNGYVKATSSLIELGASVDIPNKTDGWTPLMIAVDAHIPWTFGTKTVFGESKSRQVEIVNLLLQAGANIHHQGMKGESALLLASDFEQDKGFDEELIDIAINEMEMTLGSVAN; encoded by the coding sequence ATGGATTTTTCACAAGAATTTAGACGAGCAATTTCTCAAAATTCTCCATTGGAAAGATTTATATCCTTGATTGAAAGAACAACAAGCTGTGACTATATTCTTCAAGAAGAAGTCCCTGAAAGTCCTGTTTATTTAGCATTAATGAGTGATCGATTAGACGTCGTTAAGCTATTAGTACAGAATGGAGCATCAATAGAACCTCTAGAAATATACAAAAAATCAGAAAATACCTATCCTGAGTTTGATGATTTCGGTTTTGAAGATGATGAAGACAGGTTTACCTCAGATCCTTTAATAACTGCTGCTGCTCGTGGGAAACAAGAAGTGTTTAATTTCTTGGCTCCTTTAGCTTCTATAAGCCATCGCAGGAAGGCAACCTTACACTTAGCTGAAGGAATCCAGCATCACTCAATTTCAAGTTCAGATGATGAAGCTACATTTCAACGGACGGTTAATGCTCGTCCAAGCTCAGGCAATCAAGATGATATCGGTCAGTGGCTGACTGATTTAGCTAAGGTAACTATTTTTGAACAAGATCCAATCGATACGATCAGTTCTCTCTCTGTTCAATTTCTGGAAAGGTGCCAAAGCCAAATATCACAAGGTTTAGATATCAATACCTTGTTAGATAATGGATGTACCTTTCTGTGGACTGCTGCTCACAACGGATATGTTAAAGCAACCTCCTCGCTGATTGAATTAGGTGCATCAGTTGATATTCCTAACAAAACAGATGGCTGGACACCATTAATGATAGCTGTTGATGCTCATATCCCTTGGACATTTGGGACAAAGACTGTTTTTGGAGAATCAAAAAGTCGTCAAGTAGAGATTGTCAATCTCTTACTTCAAGCAGGTGCAAATATACATCATCAAGGAATGAAGGGTGAGTCAGCTTTGCTTTTAGCAAGTGACTTTGAGCAGGATAAAGGTTTCGATGAGGAGTTAATTGATATTGCAATTAATGAAATGGAAATGACTTTAGGGAGCGTGGCAAATTGA